The proteins below are encoded in one region of Nitrosomonas ureae:
- a CDS encoding TM0106 family RecB-like putative nuclease, with amino-acid sequence MTIHQSTRMLIKPSDAAAWISCPRRAWLDKHQPTAYEPDAFNQLLSDRGLAHEAAMLAKLENQFPVAQATSFEHTQALIQQGVPVIYQGRLVDEHQGLVGYPDFLIRQENGQYQSADAKLSLSENKKAIQIQLGIYRRLMGNGLPAMVFLGDGRTALLGDEVELLVDEFITSMRALLELEQQPPVRYSHSKCRICPYEAHCRPEFEAREDISLLYGVHGKAADALTEAGISTISKLAASTIDTVPDVPYLKGSKRKYRAILQAQSFLSGKVFPLDKVALPEGTWIHFDIEDNPLTRTRERHVYLWGFLLPAYAKDNFDYVWTDDETSDYEGWLGFLQKVEAYRSLYPSIVLAHYSNHEKATIRKYAERYAMESHATVTWLLGQDSPLFDIQNPVLNCLVLPLQGYGLKDICKHPDLVNFQWENQESGSQWSVVQFNRFLSETNPRERQKLKTEILGYNRDDVVATRHLELWLRNFFD; translated from the coding sequence ATGACTATCCACCAATCTACTCGAATGCTAATCAAACCGAGCGATGCCGCCGCGTGGATCTCGTGTCCCCGTCGTGCATGGCTGGATAAGCATCAACCTACTGCGTATGAACCCGATGCGTTTAATCAGCTGCTAAGTGATCGTGGTTTGGCGCATGAAGCGGCCATGCTGGCTAAGCTGGAAAATCAATTCCCAGTAGCGCAAGCAACATCCTTCGAGCATACGCAAGCTTTGATCCAACAAGGTGTTCCAGTTATATATCAAGGACGGCTTGTGGATGAGCATCAAGGATTGGTGGGTTATCCTGATTTCCTGATTCGACAGGAAAATGGTCAATACCAATCTGCAGATGCGAAACTTTCACTGAGTGAAAACAAAAAAGCAATTCAGATTCAATTAGGAATTTATCGACGATTAATGGGAAATGGATTGCCTGCCATGGTTTTTCTTGGAGATGGCCGTACTGCATTGCTGGGCGATGAGGTTGAATTACTGGTCGATGAATTTATTACCAGCATGAGAGCCTTGCTTGAACTGGAGCAGCAACCGCCGGTACGTTATAGCCACAGTAAATGCCGTATTTGTCCTTATGAAGCGCATTGCCGCCCGGAATTTGAGGCGCGTGAAGATATCTCGTTGCTCTATGGCGTTCATGGCAAAGCCGCTGATGCTTTAACGGAGGCTGGTATTTCAACCATCTCCAAGCTGGCCGCAAGTACAATCGACACTGTACCCGATGTGCCTTATCTCAAGGGCAGTAAAAGAAAATACCGTGCTATCCTGCAAGCCCAATCTTTTCTGAGCGGTAAAGTATTTCCGCTGGATAAGGTAGCTTTGCCGGAGGGAACCTGGATTCATTTTGACATTGAAGACAATCCGTTAACAAGAACCCGTGAGCGTCATGTGTATCTATGGGGTTTTCTGTTGCCGGCATATGCCAAGGATAATTTTGATTATGTCTGGACTGACGATGAAACAAGTGACTATGAAGGTTGGTTAGGCTTCTTGCAGAAGGTTGAAGCGTATCGTTCCTTATATCCGTCAATAGTGCTTGCACATTATTCGAATCACGAGAAAGCGACTATCCGGAAGTATGCCGAGCGCTATGCAATGGAAAGTCATGCTACAGTTACATGGTTGCTGGGTCAAGATAGTCCTTTGTTTGATATACAGAATCCGGTTCTGAATTGTCTGGTTTTGCCATTGCAGGGATATGGTCTGAAGGATATTTGTAAACATCCGGACTTGGTTAACTTTCAATGGGAGAATCAAGAATCCGGATCGCAGTGGTCAGTGGTGCAATTTAATCGTTTTCTCTCAGAAACCAATCCGCGTGAAAGGCAAAAATTGAAAACCGAAATTCTTGGCTATAATCGTGACGATGTGGTCGCGACGCGCCATCTGGAATTATGGTTGAGAAACTTTTTTGATTGA
- a CDS encoding PEP-CTERM sorting domain-containing protein, protein MIRILGITLLLISSHVSALTIDWIPLETAEKSGNPLHINGKTVLEYKNAGQGGIEWEASGDGPRGGLGIRELWLFDNSAAGIPGTSEATTTFSVSSTSIGFVMAGDHNDGFAQFFVDGIDVGTYDMFQTGNRILMVTGLDSLAHSLRVVQLGLHNPNSTKGDVAIFGGVAFDTLTAAIPEPETYAMLLAGLGLLSLVACQKKRNV, encoded by the coding sequence ATGATACGAATACTGGGAATTACACTGCTGTTGATCAGTTCGCATGTGTCAGCCTTAACGATCGACTGGATACCGCTAGAAACAGCGGAAAAGAGCGGCAATCCATTGCATATCAATGGAAAAACGGTGCTTGAATATAAAAACGCCGGACAGGGTGGAATTGAATGGGAAGCTTCGGGTGATGGTCCCAGGGGAGGGCTGGGTATACGTGAATTATGGTTGTTTGATAATTCAGCTGCGGGAATACCCGGAACGAGCGAGGCAACCACGACATTCTCAGTGAGCAGCACTAGTATCGGTTTTGTGATGGCAGGAGATCATAACGATGGCTTTGCACAGTTCTTTGTCGATGGCATCGATGTGGGTACCTACGATATGTTTCAAACCGGTAATAGAATTCTGATGGTGACTGGATTGGATTCTTTGGCGCATTCTTTAAGAGTGGTGCAACTCGGCCTGCACAATCCAAATTCAACCAAGGGCGATGTCGCAATCTTTGGCGGCGTAGCATTCGATACGCTTACGGCCGCAATTCCGGAACCGGAAACGTATGCGATGCTGTTGGCCGGATTAGGGCTGCTCAGTTTAGTCGCGTGCCAGAAAAAGCGAAATGTATAA
- the aroG gene encoding 3-deoxy-7-phosphoheptulonate synthase AroG — MKYQTDDLRIIGVHELTPPVDLHREYPMTEIATETVYAARQATHQILHGEDDRLLVVVGPCSIHDVDAALEYAARLKHLREVLKQQLHIVMRVYFEKPRTTIGWKGLINDPDLDNSFHINKGLRMARRLLLDLNTIGMPSATEYLDLISPQYLSDLISWGAIGARTTESQGHRELASGVSCPIGFKNGTYGNLNIAIDAISAASRPHHFLSVTKEGHTAIFATKGNEDCHIILRGGSKPNYDADSLASAVEALKKAKLPQQLMIDFSHANSHKDFRRQTEVASNVAGQIANGTRAICGVMIESHLVEGYQKADGKKREELVYGQSITDGCIGFDTTEQVLHQLATAVEKRRK; from the coding sequence ATGAAATACCAAACCGATGATTTGCGCATTATCGGTGTTCACGAGCTTACTCCGCCAGTAGATCTCCATCGCGAATATCCCATGACGGAAATCGCAACTGAAACCGTTTACGCAGCGCGGCAAGCGACTCATCAGATTTTGCACGGTGAAGACGATCGATTGCTGGTCGTGGTTGGACCCTGTTCCATTCACGATGTCGATGCAGCGTTGGAGTATGCAGCACGTTTGAAGCATTTGCGCGAGGTGCTTAAGCAACAGTTGCATATCGTGATGCGTGTGTATTTCGAAAAACCGCGCACAACCATCGGTTGGAAAGGGTTAATCAATGATCCTGATTTGGATAATAGTTTTCACATCAATAAAGGACTCAGAATGGCGCGTCGTTTGTTGCTGGATTTAAACACCATTGGCATGCCCTCTGCAACCGAGTATCTTGATCTGATTAGCCCGCAATACTTATCGGATCTCATCAGCTGGGGGGCCATCGGTGCACGCACCACCGAAAGCCAGGGTCATCGCGAATTGGCTTCCGGCGTATCGTGTCCGATAGGCTTTAAAAATGGCACATACGGCAATTTAAATATTGCGATTGATGCGATCAGCGCAGCTTCGCGTCCGCATCATTTTCTTTCGGTTACCAAAGAAGGGCACACCGCTATTTTTGCTACCAAAGGCAATGAGGATTGTCATATCATTTTGCGCGGCGGAAGTAAGCCGAACTATGATGCCGATAGCCTCGCTTCTGCAGTTGAAGCGTTAAAAAAAGCCAAGCTGCCACAACAATTGATGATTGATTTCAGTCACGCGAACAGTCACAAAGATTTCCGCCGTCAGACAGAGGTAGCTTCTAATGTGGCCGGGCAGATTGCCAATGGAACCCGTGCCATCTGCGGTGTGATGATCGAAAGTCATTTGGTTGAAGGTTACCAAAAAGCTGACGGGAAAAAACGCGAGGAATTGGTTTATGGGCAGAGTATTACGGATGGCTGCATAGGTTTTGATACGACCGAGCAAGTACTTCATCAGCTTGCCACTGCAGTGGAAAAACGCAGAAAATAA
- the pstC gene encoding phosphate ABC transporter permease subunit PstC — MFRLILTDKLLIGILRVGAMLAALVVLLILIFLLHESWPVLSSLPITRFINDVSWHPLENTYNLMPMLSGTVWTSSGALLLAIPLSLASALFIVFYAPLHLATAYKRLIELLSGIPSVVFGFWGLTTLVPLINQWNPPGASLLAGILVLTMMILPTVTLTSYTALAAVPDELLRNAAALGLSRWGMIKGVALPAAKTGITTGIILAAARALGETMAVLMVAGNVVQYPETLFDPVRTLAANIALETAYAMGDHRAVLFVSGLLLMLLIMALSGLVELLEKQRHA; from the coding sequence TTGTTCCGGCTAATACTGACTGACAAACTGCTGATCGGTATTCTGCGTGTGGGCGCAATGCTGGCAGCATTGGTTGTGCTGCTCATTCTGATTTTTCTGCTGCACGAATCCTGGCCGGTTTTATCAAGTCTACCCATCACCCGTTTTATCAACGATGTGTCCTGGCACCCATTGGAGAATACCTATAATTTAATGCCCATGCTGTCAGGCACGGTATGGACAAGTTCTGGTGCGTTGCTGCTGGCTATTCCGTTGAGTTTGGCATCCGCATTATTTATTGTATTTTACGCGCCATTGCATCTGGCAACGGCTTATAAACGCTTGATAGAGTTGTTGTCCGGCATCCCTTCGGTGGTTTTTGGGTTCTGGGGGTTGACGACTCTGGTACCGCTGATCAACCAGTGGAACCCGCCCGGTGCAAGTCTGTTGGCTGGAATACTGGTGCTGACTATGATGATTCTGCCAACGGTAACGTTGACGTCTTATACCGCGTTGGCGGCTGTACCGGATGAATTGCTGCGTAATGCCGCTGCGTTGGGGTTGTCACGTTGGGGGATGATCAAAGGTGTTGCATTGCCTGCGGCAAAAACCGGAATTACCACCGGAATCATTCTGGCTGCGGCGCGCGCACTCGGCGAAACCATGGCAGTGTTAATGGTGGCGGGTAACGTGGTGCAATATCCGGAAACATTGTTTGATCCGGTGCGCACACTGGCAGCTAACATTGCGTTGGAAACCGCCTATGCCATGGGTGACCATCGTGCTGTTCTGTTTGTGTCGGGGTTGCTCTTGATGTTGCTGATCATGGCGCTGTCGGGTTTGGTCGAGTTGCTGGAGAAGCAACGTCATGCATAA
- a CDS encoding mannose-1-phosphate guanylyltransferase/mannose-6-phosphate isomerase: MNLNIHPIILSGGSGTRLWPLSRANYPKQLLPLVGKETMLQVTLGRAAGLENVQAPILVCNSEHRFLIQEQCEAINIKPEAIYLESIGRNTAPAIALAAFHLTQIDENALMLILPADHVIDDQDAFAQAVETAKIAAQEEYLVTFGITPSSPETGYGYIKTGDAIKFKAPPVLTAYRIQSFFEKPNLETATAYLQEGGYMWNSGMFVFTAKNYLQELQRHQPHIFTAVHQAWLERTTDLGFILPDKDAFTASPSDSIDYAIMQVTSRAAVVPAQFGWNDVGSWDSLWKIAPKNSDGNFISGDTLVLNTQKSYIRAENRLVTVIGLDDIIVIETADAVLVMHKSKTQQLKDAIQHLELNQRKEHLEHLRIHRPWGWYEGIDKGERFQVKRIMVKPGEKLSLQMHHHRAEHWVVVSGTAKVIVENKETLFTENQSTYIPLGKMHRLENPGKIPLHLIEVQSGSYLGEDDILRFEDSYGRIISSEQE; encoded by the coding sequence ATGAACCTGAATATTCATCCCATCATCCTCTCCGGAGGTAGCGGCACCCGATTGTGGCCATTGTCCCGGGCCAATTATCCCAAACAGTTGCTCCCGCTTGTGGGTAAAGAAACCATGTTACAAGTCACCCTTGGTCGGGCTGCAGGATTGGAGAATGTGCAAGCGCCGATATTGGTGTGTAATTCCGAGCATCGATTTCTGATCCAGGAGCAATGTGAAGCAATCAATATTAAACCGGAAGCAATTTATCTCGAATCAATCGGACGCAACACTGCGCCGGCTATTGCACTTGCGGCTTTTCATTTGACCCAAATCGACGAAAATGCCCTGATGCTCATTCTCCCTGCCGATCATGTCATCGATGATCAGGATGCGTTTGCGCAAGCTGTAGAAACAGCGAAGATCGCCGCTCAGGAAGAATATCTGGTGACTTTCGGCATCACCCCCTCTTCGCCGGAGACCGGCTACGGTTATATTAAAACCGGTGATGCGATTAAATTTAAAGCACCACCCGTGCTCACCGCTTACCGCATTCAATCCTTTTTTGAGAAACCCAACCTGGAAACCGCAACCGCTTATCTACAGGAAGGGGGTTATATGTGGAATAGCGGGATGTTTGTTTTCACAGCCAAGAATTATTTGCAAGAACTGCAACGGCATCAACCGCACATTTTCACTGCCGTTCATCAAGCCTGGCTGGAAAGAACCACGGATCTTGGTTTTATTTTGCCGGATAAAGATGCATTTACTGCTTCCCCATCGGATTCGATTGACTACGCGATCATGCAGGTAACCAGTCGTGCCGCTGTGGTACCCGCACAGTTCGGCTGGAACGATGTCGGATCCTGGGATTCTCTGTGGAAAATTGCACCCAAGAATAGCGATGGCAATTTTATCAGCGGCGATACCCTGGTACTGAATACTCAAAAAAGTTATATTCGCGCAGAAAATCGCTTGGTTACTGTCATCGGACTGGATGACATCATTGTGATCGAAACAGCCGACGCCGTGCTGGTCATGCACAAGAGCAAAACGCAGCAATTGAAGGATGCAATACAACATCTTGAGCTCAATCAACGCAAGGAGCATCTCGAGCATCTACGAATCCATCGCCCGTGGGGCTGGTATGAAGGGATCGATAAAGGCGAGCGTTTTCAGGTTAAGCGTATCATGGTCAAGCCCGGCGAAAAACTATCCCTGCAAATGCATCACCATCGTGCCGAACACTGGGTTGTGGTCAGTGGCACCGCTAAAGTCATCGTGGAAAATAAAGAAACTTTATTTACCGAAAATCAATCGACGTATATTCCCTTGGGTAAAATGCACCGCTTGGAAAATCCCGGTAAGATTCCGCTGCATTTGATCGAAGTGCAATCCGGCAGTTATCTCGGGGAGGATGACATTTTAAGATTTGAAGACTCTTACGGTCGAATTATCTCGTCAGAACAAGAATAG
- a CDS encoding phosphate ABC transporter substrate-binding protein — MSRSLRFLLANLLFFAIAIGCASQLQAQSKSASQRLVLTGSSTLAPLVGEIARRFESQHPGVRIDVQTGGSSRGIHDVRKGIVAIGMVSRALKPDEADLHAFVIAQDGVGIIVHADNPVRALSREQIADIYSGRITRWSGVGGTNTRITVVNKAEGRSTLELFLGYLQLRNSEIKPHVIIGDNAQGIKTVLGNPQAIGYVSIGAAEFEARRGARIRLLFLDGVEASVENVRLGIFPLARPLNLITSGEPQGLARQFIEFASSPQVQDLVRAQYFVPANTD, encoded by the coding sequence ATGTCACGAAGTTTACGATTTCTATTAGCCAATCTGTTGTTTTTTGCTATTGCGATTGGTTGCGCATCACAGCTACAGGCGCAATCAAAATCTGCTTCTCAACGCTTGGTTTTAACCGGCTCAAGTACCCTGGCGCCTTTGGTCGGTGAAATCGCGCGGCGGTTTGAATCGCAGCATCCAGGCGTGCGTATCGATGTGCAAACAGGCGGCTCTTCACGCGGCATTCATGATGTACGGAAAGGAATAGTCGCAATCGGCATGGTGTCGCGTGCGCTGAAGCCGGATGAGGCGGACCTGCATGCGTTTGTGATCGCGCAGGATGGCGTCGGCATCATCGTGCATGCTGATAATCCGGTCAGAGCCCTTAGCCGGGAACAGATTGCGGATATTTATTCCGGCAGGATTACTCGCTGGAGTGGCGTGGGCGGCACGAATACCCGTATCACTGTGGTTAATAAAGCCGAAGGACGATCTACCCTGGAACTGTTTTTGGGCTATTTGCAACTCAGAAACAGTGAAATCAAACCGCATGTCATCATCGGTGATAATGCGCAGGGCATCAAAACGGTGCTTGGCAATCCGCAAGCCATCGGTTACGTATCTATCGGTGCGGCTGAATTTGAAGCACGGCGCGGTGCGCGGATACGGTTATTGTTCTTGGATGGCGTGGAGGCTTCGGTGGAGAATGTCCGGCTAGGTATTTTCCCATTAGCGCGTCCGTTGAATTTGATTACATCCGGAGAACCGCAAGGCCTGGCACGCCAATTCATTGAATTTGCCTCTTCACCGCAAGTGCAAGATCTCGTCAGGGCGCAATATTTTGTTCCGGCTAATACTGACTGA
- a CDS encoding MIP/aquaporin family protein: MTPFFGELIGTFILVLLGNGVVANVVLNKSKGNNAGWLTIAAGWGIALFVAVYAVAASSGAHLNPAVSIGLAAAGKFAWNDIPMYAAGQMLGAMLGALIVWITYRQHFDATTDPDMQLAAFCTGPAIRSPFNNIITEAVGTFMLVFGVMMIVSPHASLGALDALPVALLLFGIGLSLGGPTGFAVNPARDLGPRIMHAILPMTNKRDSDWGYAYVPVVGGIIGGLVAAVVYSLL; encoded by the coding sequence ATGACTCCTTTTTTTGGCGAATTAATCGGTACTTTTATTTTAGTGTTGTTGGGTAACGGCGTAGTTGCTAATGTCGTGCTGAATAAATCCAAAGGAAATAATGCCGGGTGGCTAACTATTGCAGCCGGTTGGGGAATTGCGCTTTTTGTCGCGGTCTATGCCGTAGCTGCTTCCAGTGGGGCGCATTTAAATCCTGCGGTCAGTATCGGTCTCGCTGCGGCAGGCAAATTTGCTTGGAATGACATACCCATGTATGCGGCGGGACAAATGCTGGGCGCCATGCTGGGTGCTTTGATAGTATGGATTACCTACCGTCAGCATTTTGACGCGACGACCGACCCCGATATGCAGTTGGCGGCATTTTGCACCGGGCCGGCGATCAGAAGCCCATTCAATAACATCATCACTGAAGCGGTTGGTACCTTCATGCTAGTGTTTGGCGTCATGATGATAGTCTCACCGCATGCAAGCCTGGGTGCGTTGGATGCATTGCCGGTTGCTTTGCTACTGTTTGGTATCGGCCTTTCGCTGGGCGGACCAACCGGTTTTGCAGTCAATCCGGCACGTGATCTGGGTCCGCGCATCATGCATGCGATCCTCCCGATGACCAACAAACGCGATAGCGACTGGGGTTATGCTTATGTGCCGGTAGTGGGTGGTATTATCGGCGGATTGGTTGCCGCTGTGGTGTATTCGCTGCTGTGA
- a CDS encoding phosphate ABC transporter ATP-binding protein, with protein MNCNQWTDKSNTFTLGPLEAGPACCDPQPAIQVKDLSLLYNGKAALEKVTLDIYQGCITALIGPSGCGKTSFLSAINRLTDLIPGCSIAGKILVNNQDIHHPDTHTQTLRRQVGMVFQKPTPFPLSIRRNLSLPLNEHGITQKTEVAAIIEQVLRDVGLWDEVHDRLDASALSLSGGQQQRLCIARALALKPQILLMDEPCSALDPIASGVVEDLICRLRGRYTIVIVTHNLAQARRIANYAAFFWISGHAGQLIEFGRCRHIFESPSHELTAAYINGARG; from the coding sequence ATGAATTGCAATCAATGGACTGATAAATCAAATACTTTTACCCTGGGGCCGCTTGAGGCAGGACCAGCGTGTTGTGATCCGCAACCAGCGATTCAGGTCAAAGATCTGTCTTTGTTGTATAACGGCAAGGCTGCCCTGGAGAAGGTGACGCTGGATATTTATCAAGGTTGTATTACTGCATTGATCGGGCCATCCGGCTGCGGGAAAACCAGTTTTCTTTCAGCCATCAACCGCCTCACTGATCTGATCCCGGGCTGCAGTATCGCAGGAAAGATTCTAGTAAATAATCAGGATATACATCATCCTGATACGCATACGCAGACATTGCGCCGCCAAGTTGGTATGGTGTTCCAGAAACCCACGCCTTTTCCACTTTCCATTCGCCGCAACCTTTCTTTGCCACTCAATGAACATGGTATCACTCAAAAAACGGAAGTAGCGGCAATCATTGAGCAGGTGCTACGCGATGTGGGTTTATGGGATGAAGTTCATGATCGACTGGATGCCTCCGCGCTCAGCTTGTCCGGCGGGCAGCAGCAACGACTTTGTATTGCACGCGCCTTGGCGTTGAAGCCGCAAATCTTATTGATGGACGAGCCCTGTAGCGCGCTCGATCCGATTGCGTCCGGCGTCGTGGAAGATCTGATTTGTCGTCTGCGCGGTCGTTATACCATTGTCATCGTTACGCACAATCTGGCCCAGGCTAGGCGGATCGCTAATTATGCGGCTTTTTTCTGGATCAGCGGGCATGCCGGACAGCTGATCGAATTTGGCCGCTGCCGGCATATCTTTGAATCGCCCAGCCATGAACTGACAGCTGCGTATATCAATGGCGCAAGAGGATAA
- the pstA gene encoding phosphate ABC transporter permease PstA — MHKMTNIHTQQILRDRAVQFLIYASVVLVSAVFIWILTDLVRGGVAHLSWEFLMESPRDTGRAGGIASILVSTLLILLVAVLTAVPVAWTTAILLVEFVAIDSVFGKTVRFSLHVLAGVPSIVFGLFGNAFFSIYLGLGFSILSGGLTLACMLLPILASTAEAGLRAVPCAYRMSASALGLTRTAALVHLILPVAAPVLAAGLLLGIGRALAETAALLFTSGYSERMPDSLLDSGRALALHIFDLSMNVPGGDTPAYASALVLVSLLLCINVLAMKFAHGLHRRKIMT, encoded by the coding sequence ATGCATAAAATGACAAATATTCATACGCAGCAAATTTTACGCGATCGTGCGGTGCAGTTTCTGATTTATGCGTCAGTTGTCTTGGTCAGCGCGGTTTTTATATGGATATTGACTGATTTGGTGCGGGGTGGCGTGGCGCATCTTTCCTGGGAATTCCTGATGGAATCCCCGCGCGATACCGGACGTGCAGGAGGCATCGCATCTATACTGGTTTCCACGCTATTAATCCTGTTGGTGGCAGTGCTGACGGCGGTGCCGGTTGCATGGACAACTGCGATCCTGCTGGTGGAATTTGTGGCGATTGATAGCGTTTTCGGCAAGACCGTGCGATTTAGTTTGCATGTATTGGCAGGAGTGCCTTCGATTGTTTTCGGATTATTTGGCAATGCTTTTTTCAGTATTTATCTGGGACTGGGATTTTCGATTTTATCCGGTGGTTTGACGCTAGCCTGCATGTTATTGCCGATTCTGGCGAGTACTGCGGAAGCCGGGCTGCGCGCTGTACCGTGTGCTTACCGCATGTCAGCCTCTGCTTTGGGCCTGACACGCACGGCAGCACTGGTTCATTTGATACTTCCAGTTGCGGCACCGGTTCTGGCTGCCGGACTCCTATTGGGAATAGGGCGTGCCTTGGCGGAAACGGCAGCTTTGCTGTTTACCAGCGGTTATTCCGAACGCATGCCGGATTCGTTGCTGGATTCAGGACGTGCACTAGCATTGCATATTTTCGATTTGTCCATGAATGTGCCTGGCGGTGACACGCCGGCTTATGCCTCAGCGCTGGTGTTGGTCAGTTTGTTATTATGCATTAACGTTTTGGCCATGAAATTTGCCCATGGTCTGCATCGCAGGAAGATCATGACATGA